In Caballeronia insecticola, one DNA window encodes the following:
- a CDS encoding NADPH-dependent F420 reductase, which translates to MKIGIIGAGNIGSVLALRFGENGHEVRIANSRGPASLAEVAQSTGATAVEAAEAVEGADVVVVTIPEAKVPNLAKDLFADVPASVVVIDTGNYYPRQRDGRIDGIEAGATESRWVEQQIGRPVIKAFNNIYAEHLRNFGKPAGTPGRIALPVAGDDAKAKAVVMKLVDEIGFDPVDAGAIDDSWRQQPATPVYTADLDAAGVRAALQKADPARKPEWRATDRSPGNFEQPA; encoded by the coding sequence ATGAAAATCGGAATAATCGGAGCCGGCAATATTGGGTCGGTGCTGGCCTTGCGGTTTGGCGAAAACGGCCATGAAGTGCGCATCGCCAATTCGCGTGGGCCGGCGTCGCTGGCCGAGGTCGCACAATCGACCGGCGCTACGGCCGTGGAAGCGGCGGAGGCGGTGGAAGGCGCGGATGTCGTCGTCGTGACGATTCCGGAGGCCAAGGTGCCCAATCTGGCGAAAGACCTGTTCGCGGACGTGCCGGCCAGTGTGGTGGTCATCGACACCGGCAACTACTATCCGCGGCAGCGCGACGGGCGCATCGACGGCATCGAGGCGGGCGCGACCGAAAGCCGCTGGGTCGAGCAGCAGATCGGCCGGCCGGTGATCAAGGCGTTCAACAACATCTACGCCGAGCATTTGCGCAATTTCGGCAAGCCTGCGGGCACGCCGGGACGTATCGCGCTGCCGGTCGCGGGCGACGATGCGAAGGCGAAAGCGGTCGTGATGAAGCTCGTCGATGAAATCGGCTTCGATCCCGTCGATGCAGGCGCTATCGACGATTCCTGGCGTCAGCAACCGGCGACGCCCGTCTACACCGCCGATCTCGACGCCGCCGGCGTGCGCGCGGCGCTGCAGAAGGCCGATCCGGCGCGCAAACCCGAATGGCGCGCGACCGACCGCAGCCCGGGCAACTTCGAGCAACCGGCCTGA
- the ahpC gene encoding alkyl hydroperoxide reductase subunit C, giving the protein MPIINSQVQPFKATAYHNGEFQTVTDESLKGKWSVFVFYPADFTFVCPTELGDLADRYEEFKKLGVEIYSVSTDTHFTHKAWHDTSDTISKIKYPMIADPTLAISRAFDVLIEEEGLALRGTFVINPEGQIKLCEIHDNGIGRDAGELLRKVQAAQYIAKNPGQVCPAKWTPGAETLTPSLDLIGKI; this is encoded by the coding sequence ATGCCCATCATCAACAGTCAAGTCCAGCCGTTCAAAGCAACCGCCTACCACAATGGCGAGTTCCAGACCGTCACCGATGAGAGCCTGAAGGGCAAGTGGTCGGTGTTCGTGTTCTATCCGGCCGACTTCACGTTCGTGTGCCCGACCGAATTGGGCGACCTGGCTGACCGCTACGAAGAATTCAAGAAGCTTGGCGTGGAAATCTACTCGGTGTCGACCGACACGCACTTCACGCACAAGGCATGGCACGACACGTCGGACACCATCAGCAAGATCAAGTACCCGATGATCGCCGATCCGACGCTGGCTATCTCGCGCGCGTTCGACGTGCTGATCGAGGAAGAAGGCCTGGCGCTGCGCGGCACGTTCGTGATCAATCCGGAAGGCCAGATCAAGCTGTGCGAAATCCACGACAACGGCATCGGCCGTGACGCGGGCGAACTGCTCCGCAAGGTTCAGGCAGCGCAATACATCGCCAAGAACCCGGGTCAAGTGTGCCCCGCCAAGTGGACGCCGGGCGCTGAAACGCTGACCCCGTCGCTCGACCTGATCGGCAAGATCTAA
- the ahpF gene encoding alkyl hydroperoxide reductase subunit F: MLDANLKNQLKAYLEKVTRPIELVAFLDDGDKSRELKSLLDEIASLSTRISVVEKEDAAARRPSFTIGEPGKPAGIHFAGIPMGHEFTSLVLALLQTGGHPIKLDDATIEQIRNLDGDYAFETYFSLSCQNCPEVVQALNVMAIINPRIKHVAIDGALFQAEVEAREVMAVPTMFLNGAAFGSGRSGVKEILAKLDSGSAERAAKELENKPVFDVLIVGGGPAGAAAAIYAARKGIATGVVAERFGGQVLDTMAIENFVSVQETEGPKFATALEQHVKSYEVDVMDVQRADKLVPGRVNEIHLANGAVLKAKTVILSTGARWREINVPGEREYRGRGVAYCPHCDGPLFKGKRVAVIGGGNSGVEAAIDLAGIVSAVTLIEFGTELRADAVLQKKLKSMPNVTIVTNAQTTEISGDGKKVDGLTYTDRATGASHRVALEGVFVQIGLVPNTEWLKGTVELSKHGEIVVDAKGATSLPGVFAAGDVTTVPYKQIVIAVGEGAKASLSAFDHLIRASVEDEAVVEEEVTA; encoded by the coding sequence ATGCTCGACGCCAACCTCAAGAATCAGTTAAAAGCCTATCTGGAAAAGGTCACCCGGCCGATCGAACTCGTCGCCTTCCTCGACGACGGCGACAAGTCGCGCGAGCTGAAAAGCCTGCTCGACGAAATCGCCTCGCTGTCCACGCGGATCAGCGTCGTCGAGAAAGAGGACGCTGCCGCGCGCCGTCCGTCGTTCACCATCGGCGAGCCGGGCAAGCCCGCGGGCATCCATTTCGCCGGCATTCCGATGGGCCACGAATTCACGTCGCTCGTGCTGGCGCTGCTGCAGACCGGCGGCCATCCGATCAAGCTCGACGACGCCACCATCGAACAAATCCGTAATCTCGACGGCGACTACGCCTTCGAGACGTATTTCTCGCTGTCGTGCCAGAACTGCCCGGAAGTCGTGCAGGCGCTCAACGTGATGGCGATCATCAATCCGCGCATCAAACACGTTGCGATCGACGGCGCGCTGTTTCAGGCGGAAGTCGAAGCGCGCGAAGTGATGGCCGTGCCGACGATGTTCCTCAACGGCGCAGCATTCGGCTCGGGCCGCAGCGGCGTGAAAGAAATTCTGGCGAAGCTCGATTCGGGTTCGGCCGAGCGCGCCGCGAAGGAACTGGAAAACAAGCCGGTGTTCGACGTGCTGATCGTCGGCGGCGGACCGGCGGGCGCGGCAGCGGCGATCTACGCGGCGCGCAAGGGCATTGCGACCGGCGTCGTCGCGGAACGCTTCGGCGGCCAGGTGCTCGACACGATGGCGATCGAAAACTTCGTCTCCGTGCAGGAAACCGAAGGACCGAAGTTCGCGACCGCGCTGGAGCAGCACGTCAAGAGCTATGAAGTCGACGTAATGGACGTGCAGCGCGCCGACAAGCTCGTGCCGGGACGCGTAAACGAGATTCATCTCGCGAACGGCGCGGTGCTGAAGGCGAAGACCGTGATTCTCTCGACCGGCGCGCGCTGGCGCGAAATCAACGTGCCGGGCGAGCGTGAGTATCGCGGCCGCGGCGTTGCGTATTGCCCGCACTGCGACGGCCCGCTGTTCAAGGGCAAGCGCGTCGCGGTCATCGGCGGCGGCAATTCGGGCGTGGAAGCCGCCATCGATCTCGCCGGCATCGTCTCGGCGGTCACGCTGATCGAATTCGGCACCGAGTTGCGCGCCGACGCAGTGCTGCAGAAGAAGCTGAAGAGCATGCCGAACGTGACGATCGTCACGAACGCGCAGACCACCGAAATTTCCGGCGACGGCAAGAAGGTCGACGGCCTCACCTACACGGACCGCGCGACGGGCGCGAGCCATCGCGTGGCACTGGAAGGCGTGTTCGTGCAGATCGGCCTCGTGCCGAACACCGAATGGCTCAAGGGCACGGTGGAGTTGTCGAAGCACGGCGAGATCGTCGTCGATGCGAAGGGCGCGACCTCGTTGCCCGGCGTATTCGCCGCGGGCGACGTGACGACCGTGCCGTACAAGCAGATCGTGATCGCGGTCGGCGAAGGCGCGAAGGCGTCGCTCTCCGCGTTCGACCACCTGATCCGTGCGTCGGTGGAAGATGAAGCAGTGGTCGAAGAAGAAGTGACGGCGTGA
- a CDS encoding sensor histidine kinase: MSDTSVGGSNGLAAALREQQQALTEQWMKLVFGDQEVEHSDQLTYRQLADHLPGIFEEICVVLESHNMRDQEGAIERNARQHGQWRWKQGYRIDELVRELDLFRQVLLMAIGDYAGAHPDFTRADEEHARLMTDEVVSFVTLASIREAVGERDRKIDEYTGMLERANYELTLRQKLISDLYETRMQITRRVAHDLRNFLNVFSTALQLASRSPAKRDTALGLANRQVADMATLVDEIVEYSKVLGDDSVLTVEAFDLVGLFDELMQSCRLATEAKGLKLVGQLDPSLGSVASNRLKVKQVALNLLSNAIKYTSSGEILLSITAVEGERWKLLVADTGTGIGVADQERVFEEFERAADDDIPGAGLGLAIVKELSRALEGDLRFESAKGRGSVFEITFPMVLVPKDSAPPR, translated from the coding sequence ATGAGCGACACGTCAGTCGGCGGCTCGAACGGTCTTGCGGCCGCGCTGCGCGAGCAGCAGCAGGCACTGACCGAGCAATGGATGAAACTCGTGTTCGGCGACCAGGAAGTCGAGCATTCGGATCAGCTCACTTACCGTCAGCTTGCGGACCATCTGCCGGGCATTTTCGAGGAAATCTGCGTCGTGCTGGAATCGCACAATATGCGCGATCAGGAAGGCGCGATCGAACGCAATGCGCGGCAGCACGGGCAGTGGCGCTGGAAGCAGGGTTATCGCATTGACGAACTGGTGCGCGAACTCGACCTGTTTCGTCAGGTGCTGCTTATGGCCATCGGCGACTACGCAGGCGCACACCCCGATTTCACGCGCGCGGACGAAGAACACGCGCGGCTCATGACGGATGAAGTGGTGAGCTTCGTCACGCTTGCGTCGATCCGCGAGGCGGTCGGCGAGCGCGACCGCAAGATCGACGAATACACCGGCATGCTCGAGCGCGCGAATTACGAGCTCACGCTGAGGCAAAAACTCATCAGCGATCTGTACGAAACGCGCATGCAGATCACGCGGCGCGTCGCGCACGACCTGCGTAACTTCCTGAACGTGTTCTCGACGGCGCTGCAGCTCGCCTCGCGTTCGCCCGCCAAGCGCGACACGGCGCTCGGCCTGGCCAACCGGCAGGTCGCCGACATGGCCACGCTCGTCGACGAAATCGTCGAATACTCGAAAGTGCTCGGCGACGATTCGGTGCTCACCGTCGAGGCGTTCGATCTCGTCGGCCTCTTCGACGAACTCATGCAGTCGTGCCGGCTGGCCACCGAGGCAAAAGGGCTGAAACTCGTCGGCCAGCTCGATCCGTCGCTCGGCTCCGTGGCGTCGAACCGGCTGAAGGTGAAGCAGGTCGCGCTGAATCTGCTGTCGAACGCGATCAAGTACACGTCGTCGGGAGAAATTCTGTTGTCGATCACAGCCGTTGAAGGCGAGCGCTGGAAGCTGCTCGTGGCCGACACGGGCACTGGTATCGGCGTGGCGGATCAGGAGCGCGTGTTCGAGGAATTCGAACGCGCGGCCGACGACGATATCCCCGGCGCGGGACTCGGGCTCGCGATCGTCAAGGAACTGTCGCGCGCGCTCGAAGGCGACCTGCGCTTCGAGTCGGCGAAAGGGCGCGGCAGCGTGTTCGAGATCACTTTTCCGATGGTGCTCGTGCCGAAAGACAGCGCCCCGCCGCGCTGA
- a CDS encoding LysR family transcriptional regulator, translated as MKIDTLGVQAFVAIADQGSFKGAAERLHITQTAITQRLQKLEDFLGVPLIERTTRSMNLTETGRTFLPQARRLLAELSAALVEIRETGMAQRGDVSIACVPTVGVQYLPRVLQAYSARYPHNRIRILDHASSAVAHAVLHREVEFGIKIAGEHHPELQTAPLVEDSYVLVCHRDHPLARRRRIAWRALSDYPLILAGDVSGNRSLIDAALEGSGIELHSFYEVQRSSTALGLVAQGVGAAVVPGLAIQKDAYPSVRAIELIEPAITRALVLVTRRTASLSPAAQALYDMLLGQAASERAAQPRGR; from the coding sequence ATGAAAATCGACACGCTGGGCGTGCAGGCCTTCGTCGCCATCGCCGATCAGGGAAGCTTCAAGGGCGCGGCCGAGCGCCTGCACATCACGCAGACGGCGATCACTCAGCGCCTCCAGAAGCTCGAAGACTTTCTCGGCGTGCCGCTCATCGAGCGCACCACGCGCTCCATGAATCTCACCGAGACGGGCCGCACTTTTCTGCCGCAGGCGCGGCGTCTGCTCGCCGAATTGTCGGCGGCGCTGGTCGAGATTCGCGAGACCGGCATGGCGCAACGCGGCGACGTGTCGATCGCCTGTGTGCCGACGGTCGGCGTGCAATATCTGCCGCGCGTCCTGCAAGCGTATTCCGCGCGCTATCCGCACAACCGCATCCGCATTCTCGATCACGCGTCGTCGGCGGTCGCGCACGCGGTGCTGCATCGGGAAGTGGAGTTCGGCATCAAGATCGCGGGCGAGCATCATCCGGAATTGCAGACGGCGCCACTCGTCGAGGATAGCTACGTGCTCGTCTGCCATCGCGATCATCCGCTCGCGCGACGCAGGCGCATTGCGTGGCGCGCGCTGTCGGACTACCCGCTGATCCTGGCGGGCGACGTGAGCGGCAACCGCTCGCTGATCGACGCCGCGCTGGAAGGCAGCGGCATCGAGCTGCATTCGTTCTATGAGGTGCAGCGCAGTTCGACGGCGCTCGGGCTTGTCGCGCAGGGCGTCGGCGCGGCGGTCGTGCCGGGGCTTGCGATCCAGAAGGACGCGTATCCGTCGGTGCGCGCAATCGAGTTGATCGAGCCTGCAATCACGCGTGCACTCGTGCTCGTGACGCGCAGGACGGCATCGCTTTCGCCCGCGGCTCAGGCGCTCTACGACATGCTGCTCGGGCAAGCCGCGAGCGAGCGCGCCGCGCAACCGCGCGGGCGCTGA
- the tam gene encoding trans-aconitate 2-methyltransferase — protein sequence MTTQSADWQARQYTLFEEERTRPVRDLLNAAQAATARTAIDLGCGPGNSTETLLDYAPDARVTGVDNSRDMIDAAKKRLPHVDFALADISAWNAPGPYDLILANAALQWVPDHETLFPALVAKLAPGGRLAVQMPDNLDEPAHRLMREAAADGPWRDKLKGVERTARYRAEWYYEQLKPQCARVDVWRTTYHHPLDGGVDAIIEWFKGSALRPFLAKLDESEASAFLDRYRAGLTTAYTVLADGTVLLPFPRLFIVATR from the coding sequence ATGACGACACAATCGGCCGACTGGCAAGCACGGCAATACACACTGTTCGAAGAAGAGCGCACGCGCCCGGTCCGTGATCTGCTGAACGCGGCGCAGGCCGCGACCGCGCGCACGGCGATCGATCTCGGATGCGGTCCCGGCAACTCGACCGAAACGCTTCTCGACTACGCGCCGGATGCGCGCGTAACGGGCGTCGACAATTCGCGCGACATGATCGACGCCGCGAAGAAACGCCTGCCGCACGTCGATTTCGCGCTCGCCGACATTTCCGCGTGGAACGCGCCCGGCCCCTATGACCTGATTCTCGCGAACGCGGCGCTGCAGTGGGTGCCCGATCACGAGACGCTGTTTCCGGCGCTCGTCGCGAAGCTCGCGCCGGGCGGCCGCCTCGCCGTGCAAATGCCCGACAACCTCGACGAGCCCGCGCACCGCCTGATGCGCGAGGCCGCCGCCGACGGTCCGTGGCGCGACAAGCTGAAGGGCGTCGAGCGCACCGCGCGCTATCGTGCGGAGTGGTACTACGAGCAGCTCAAGCCGCAGTGCGCGCGCGTCGACGTATGGCGCACGACGTACCATCATCCGCTGGACGGCGGCGTCGATGCGATCATCGAATGGTTCAAGGGCAGCGCCCTGCGGCCCTTCCTCGCGAAACTCGACGAGAGCGAGGCGAGCGCCTTTCTCGACCGCTACCGCGCCGGGCTTACGACGGCGTACACCGTGCTCGCCGACGGTACGGTGCTGCTGCCCTTCCCGCGCCTGTTCATCGTCGCGACGCGCTAA
- a CDS encoding LysR family transcriptional regulator — protein MKNTLDVLMSRLRMKQLQLLIALDDHKSLHKASSAMAMTQSAASKALAELESMLEAPLFERAKTGLIPNPFGRCVVRYARVLAADLSALCQEVAQIRAGTGGRLTVGTIMGAVPDIVAPMINEMHARHPDLAIEIVEDTSARMLPMLDDGRVDLVVGRSSVSDQPSKYHYQPLTDEPLCIVVGHDHERTGAREVGFADLAHYRWVTYPSYLPMSALLERELDLAGLPMPSNPISTASPLMTVTLLQQSAELVSILPASVAKVFERHGMLRILPVRMKSKSQTFGIVTRKGGELSPAARQFAQMLREQSRPH, from the coding sequence ATGAAGAATACGCTCGATGTCCTGATGTCGCGGCTGCGCATGAAGCAGTTGCAACTGCTGATCGCGCTCGACGATCACAAATCGTTACACAAGGCTTCCAGCGCAATGGCGATGACGCAATCCGCCGCGAGCAAGGCGCTCGCCGAACTGGAATCGATGCTGGAGGCGCCGCTGTTCGAGCGCGCGAAAACCGGGCTGATCCCGAATCCGTTCGGCCGCTGCGTGGTGCGCTACGCGCGCGTGCTCGCGGCCGATCTGAGCGCGTTATGTCAGGAGGTTGCGCAGATTCGCGCGGGCACGGGCGGGCGGCTCACGGTGGGCACGATCATGGGCGCGGTGCCGGACATCGTCGCGCCGATGATCAACGAGATGCACGCGCGGCACCCGGATCTCGCCATCGAAATTGTCGAGGACACGAGCGCGCGCATGCTGCCGATGCTCGACGACGGCCGCGTCGATCTCGTCGTCGGCCGGTCGAGCGTGTCGGATCAGCCGTCGAAATATCACTATCAGCCGTTGACGGACGAGCCGCTGTGCATCGTCGTCGGACACGATCACGAGCGCACGGGCGCGCGCGAAGTCGGTTTCGCGGATCTCGCCCATTACCGCTGGGTCACGTATCCGAGCTATCTGCCGATGAGCGCGCTGCTCGAACGCGAACTCGATCTGGCCGGCCTGCCGATGCCCTCCAACCCGATTTCCACGGCATCGCCGCTCATGACGGTGACGCTCTTGCAGCAAAGCGCGGAACTCGTGTCGATTCTGCCGGCGAGCGTCGCGAAGGTGTTCGAGCGTCACGGCATGCTGCGCATCCTGCCGGTGCGCATGAAGTCGAAGTCGCAGACCTTCGGCATCGTCACGCGCAAGGGCGGCGAGCTTTCGCCGGCGGCGCGCCAGTTCGCGCAGATGCTGCGCGAACAGAGCCGCCCGCATTGA
- a CDS encoding aldehyde dehydrogenase (NADP(+)), with translation MQLTGNLLIGQESVFGSNGAIKAVNASTGAAIEPAFGGATLADLDRACALAWAAFDVYRETAPEARAKFLEAIAQNILDIGDDLIERCMIESGLPRPRLEGERGRTVGQLRMFADVVRNGDFLGVRIDPAQPERKPLPRVDLRLRHVGVGPVAVFGASNFPLAFSVAGGDTASALAAGCPVIVKAHSAHPGTAELVGRAVQKAVKDCGMPEGTFSLLFDSGRDVGQGLVKDNRIKAAGFTGSRGGGTALMKLAAARAEPIPVYAEMSSINPVVLFPNALKNRGEGIAKAFVQSLVLGAGQFCTNPGLLLAVDGPELDAFIAAAAAALKETAAQTMLTPGICKTYQGAVTRAAEHADVATAARGVEAKGENQGQSALFVTTADAFRKSHELQEEIFGASSLVVRCPDLASMRDLIESLEGQLTSALHIDEADYADARNFLPALERRTGRILVNGFGTGVEVGHAMVHGGPYPSTADGRSTSVGSLAINRFLRPVSYQDLPDALLPDALKTDNPLGLNRRIDGTLQLAK, from the coding sequence ATGCAACTCACAGGCAATCTGCTCATCGGTCAGGAATCGGTCTTCGGTTCGAACGGCGCAATCAAGGCCGTCAACGCATCGACCGGCGCGGCCATCGAACCGGCGTTCGGCGGCGCGACGCTCGCCGATCTCGACCGCGCGTGCGCACTCGCGTGGGCCGCCTTCGACGTCTATCGCGAAACGGCGCCTGAAGCGCGCGCGAAGTTCCTCGAAGCCATCGCGCAAAATATCCTCGATATCGGCGACGACCTGATCGAGCGTTGCATGATCGAAAGCGGCCTGCCCCGCCCGCGACTCGAAGGCGAGCGCGGCCGCACGGTCGGCCAGCTGCGCATGTTCGCGGACGTGGTCCGCAACGGCGACTTCCTCGGCGTGCGCATCGATCCGGCGCAGCCCGAGCGCAAGCCGCTGCCGCGCGTCGATCTGCGTCTGCGCCATGTCGGCGTCGGTCCGGTCGCCGTGTTCGGCGCGAGCAACTTCCCGCTGGCGTTCTCGGTGGCGGGCGGCGACACGGCGTCCGCGCTCGCAGCGGGCTGCCCGGTGATCGTCAAGGCGCACTCGGCGCATCCGGGCACGGCGGAACTCGTCGGCCGCGCGGTGCAGAAGGCGGTGAAGGATTGCGGCATGCCCGAAGGCACGTTCTCGCTGCTGTTTGACAGCGGCCGCGACGTGGGCCAGGGACTCGTCAAGGACAACCGCATCAAGGCGGCCGGCTTCACCGGTTCGCGCGGCGGCGGCACGGCGCTGATGAAGCTCGCCGCGGCCCGCGCCGAACCGATTCCGGTCTACGCGGAAATGAGCAGCATCAACCCGGTCGTGCTGTTCCCGAATGCATTGAAGAACCGCGGCGAAGGCATCGCGAAGGCGTTCGTGCAGTCGCTCGTGCTCGGCGCGGGCCAGTTCTGTACGAATCCGGGCTTGCTGCTTGCCGTCGACGGTCCCGAACTCGACGCGTTCATCGCGGCAGCAGCGGCGGCGCTCAAGGAAACGGCCGCGCAGACGATGCTCACGCCGGGCATCTGCAAGACGTATCAGGGCGCCGTGACGCGCGCAGCCGAACACGCCGACGTGGCGACCGCCGCGCGCGGCGTCGAGGCCAAGGGCGAGAACCAGGGCCAGTCGGCGCTGTTCGTCACCACCGCCGACGCGTTCCGCAAGAGCCATGAGCTGCAGGAAGAAATCTTCGGCGCGTCGTCGCTGGTCGTGCGCTGCCCGGATCTCGCGTCCATGCGCGATCTGATCGAATCGCTCGAAGGCCAGCTGACGTCGGCGCTGCATATCGACGAAGCCGATTACGCCGACGCGCGCAACTTCCTGCCCGCGCTCGAACGCCGCACCGGCCGGATTCTGGTGAACGGTTTCGGCACGGGCGTCGAAGTCGGACACGCGATGGTGCACGGCGGCCCGTATCCGTCGACGGCGGACGGCCGCTCGACTTCGGTCGGCAGCCTGGCGATCAACCGCTTCCTGCGTCCGGTGAGCTATCAGGATCTGCCTGACGCGCTCCTGCCCGACGCGCTCAAGACCGACAATCCGCTCGGCCTGAACCGTCGTATCGACGGCACGCTGCAACTGGCGAAGTAA